A genomic segment from Geitlerinema sp. PCC 7407 encodes:
- a CDS encoding Uma2 family endonuclease, giving the protein MAIAVDSAIQQKPLSFDEFLAHYGGDNRYELIDGEVFDLEPTGLHEEVAAFITTKICVQIDGAGLPWFVLQRGLFRPSGTGMMAFRPDVAVVDQDELPKEPLWYDQSILTLGTSIKFVAEVVSSNWQNDYARKLEDYAALGIPEYWIADYAGLGGTRHIGKPKQPTLSICTLVDGEYEIQQFRGDRAIISPTFSGLKLTAEQVLRAGR; this is encoded by the coding sequence ATGGCTATTGCAGTCGATTCAGCAATCCAACAAAAACCACTTAGCTTTGACGAGTTTCTCGCTCATTATGGCGGTGATAATCGCTACGAACTGATCGATGGAGAGGTATTCGACTTGGAACCAACAGGCTTGCATGAAGAAGTTGCAGCCTTTATAACGACGAAGATCTGTGTCCAGATCGACGGAGCAGGCCTACCTTGGTTTGTCCTTCAGCGAGGCCTATTTCGCCCTTCCGGCACTGGCATGATGGCATTTCGTCCTGATGTCGCAGTTGTCGACCAAGATGAGCTACCTAAAGAGCCCCTTTGGTATGACCAGTCAATCTTAACGCTGGGCACTTCGATTAAATTTGTGGCGGAAGTGGTGAGCAGCAACTGGCAAAACGATTATGCCCGCAAGCTCGAAGACTACGCTGCATTAGGCATCCCTGAGTATTGGATTGCAGACTACGCAGGATTGGGGGGTACTCGACACATTGGGAAACCCAAACAACCGACTCTCTCTATTTGTACATTAGTAGATGGAGAGTATGAAATTCAGCAGTTTCGAGGCGATCGAGCGATTATCTCTCCAACTTTCTCAGGTCTGAAACTGACAGCTGAACAAGTATTAAGAGCGGGTAGATAG
- a CDS encoding glycosyltransferase, producing MLFRDAPSAIRNVGIDILLVDQVTGAGGTIADYLQLPFITICNALPIQQEPSVPPYFTSWEYSDTRLARLRNRLGYRLVNFFTRELWDTFVQQRKQWNLPPHAQRSDSYSGLAQIAQLPQELDFPRKQLVPWFHYAGPLKNPLEIEPVSLDQQHFSFDSLSNKPLIYANLGTLQSHNWKIFHAIAEACLGIDAQLVISLGNPKADPSQTNFPGNPLVVPFPPHQQLINRAELVITHAGSTAVSCLSSGVPMVAIPITTDQPGMAARVKRVGAGEVVPLKKLSVSHLRTAIQQVLGDRAYRENAARLQTAIQAAGGVNYAADVIEQVIRTQAPALNPRLQPS from the coding sequence ATGTTGTTTCGCGATGCGCCTAGCGCCATCCGAAATGTAGGTATAGACATTCTTTTGGTTGATCAAGTTACGGGGGCCGGAGGGACGATCGCTGATTATCTCCAGCTTCCCTTCATCACCATCTGCAACGCTTTGCCGATTCAGCAAGAGCCGAGCGTTCCCCCCTACTTTACGTCTTGGGAATATAGCGATACCCGGTTAGCCAGACTCCGAAACCGGCTGGGCTACCGCCTCGTTAACTTCTTCACGCGCGAGCTTTGGGATACCTTCGTTCAGCAACGAAAGCAATGGAATCTACCGCCTCACGCCCAGCGCAGCGATTCCTATTCGGGCCTTGCCCAAATTGCGCAGCTGCCCCAGGAACTTGATTTTCCTCGCAAGCAGCTAGTGCCGTGGTTTCACTACGCTGGCCCCCTAAAGAACCCTTTAGAAATTGAGCCTGTTTCCCTCGATCAGCAGCATTTTTCTTTCGACTCTCTGAGCAACAAGCCTCTCATCTATGCCAACCTCGGCACGCTCCAAAGCCACAACTGGAAAATTTTTCATGCCATTGCTGAGGCTTGCCTGGGAATTGATGCGCAGCTGGTTATTTCTTTGGGTAATCCCAAGGCCGATCCATCCCAAACTAATTTTCCTGGTAACCCGCTGGTAGTCCCTTTTCCACCCCATCAGCAGCTCATTAACCGTGCCGAGTTGGTCATTACCCACGCAGGCAGCACAGCCGTGAGCTGTTTGAGCAGTGGTGTCCCGATGGTTGCGATTCCCATCACGACCGATCAGCCCGGTATGGCTGCTAGGGTCAAGCGAGTCGGTGCTGGTGAGGTTGTTCCCCTCAAGAAGCTAAGCGTTTCCCATCTGAGAACTGCGATTCAGCAGGTATTGGGCGATCGCGCCTATCGGGAAAATGCGGCCAGGTTGCAGACAGCCATCCAGGCAGCGGGCGGCGTCAACTATGCAGCTGACGTGATCGAGCAGGTAATCCGCACCCAAGCCCCTGCACTTAATCCACGCCTGCAACCCTCCTGA
- a CDS encoding HlyD family secretion protein gives MANPAFTPDHRQNGQRADSLATSTQSPAVESAPPDTSQDVALADASEPSTKPPKRRPSALLLVVAGVGLIAGSVFGSRWWAYASTHEETDNAQLQGHVYQISSRVPGKVAQVAVEDNQPVAAGDLLVQLDASDYDLAVKQAQAALAAAQKQAEAAKASISQADTSSQAQVTSAQGGITGASAAIADAQAALEVARAGVPVAQAQLAQAEATLQKATTDYQRYQGLYAQGAISAQDRDAAKQAYDIAQAQRQSAQQQVTQAQAKVTQAQEGVAQAQAQLQTSRGSLQQAQASGVQTTVNRSQFEAAQAKIAEAEASLKQAQLQLSYTAIQAPAAGVVGHKTVEVGQQVQPGQPLMAVVGTDLWIEANFKETQIAHMRPGEPVEITVDALPGHTFKGQVESLSPASGAQFALLPPDNATGNFTKVVQRIPVKISLDLASVNGFEDWLAPGLSATVSVDTAQE, from the coding sequence ATGGCCAACCCAGCATTCACCCCTGATCACCGCCAAAACGGCCAGCGAGCTGACAGCTTGGCGACCTCGACTCAGTCACCCGCGGTCGAATCGGCTCCGCCGGATACCTCTCAGGATGTCGCTCTGGCAGACGCCTCAGAACCATCGACCAAGCCGCCCAAGCGCCGCCCGTCGGCGCTCCTCTTGGTGGTCGCGGGTGTAGGGCTGATCGCCGGGAGCGTTTTTGGCAGCCGCTGGTGGGCCTACGCCTCCACCCACGAGGAGACCGACAATGCCCAACTCCAGGGCCACGTTTACCAAATCAGCAGCCGCGTCCCTGGCAAGGTGGCGCAGGTAGCCGTAGAAGACAATCAGCCGGTGGCTGCTGGAGATCTGCTGGTGCAGCTGGATGCCAGCGACTACGATCTCGCGGTGAAGCAGGCCCAGGCCGCTCTCGCGGCGGCCCAGAAGCAGGCCGAGGCGGCCAAAGCATCTATTTCCCAGGCGGATACCAGTTCCCAGGCTCAGGTGACCAGTGCCCAGGGCGGGATCACTGGCGCATCGGCGGCGATCGCCGATGCCCAGGCTGCCCTAGAGGTTGCCCGCGCCGGGGTGCCCGTCGCCCAGGCCCAGCTTGCCCAAGCCGAGGCCACCCTACAAAAAGCCACCACTGACTACCAGCGCTACCAGGGCCTCTACGCCCAGGGGGCCATCTCGGCCCAAGACCGCGACGCTGCCAAACAGGCCTACGACATCGCCCAGGCCCAGCGCCAATCGGCCCAGCAGCAGGTGACCCAGGCCCAGGCAAAAGTCACCCAAGCCCAGGAAGGGGTGGCCCAGGCCCAGGCCCAGCTACAAACCAGTCGGGGGAGCCTGCAACAGGCCCAGGCCAGCGGCGTACAAACAACCGTCAACCGCAGCCAGTTTGAAGCGGCCCAGGCCAAGATCGCTGAGGCCGAGGCCAGCCTGAAACAGGCCCAGCTTCAGCTCAGCTATACCGCCATTCAGGCTCCTGCCGCTGGCGTTGTGGGCCACAAGACCGTGGAAGTGGGCCAGCAGGTACAGCCCGGTCAGCCCCTAATGGCCGTGGTCGGCACCGATCTCTGGATCGAGGCCAACTTCAAAGAAACCCAGATTGCCCACATGCGCCCCGGTGAACCGGTCGAGATTACCGTCGATGCCCTGCCCGGTCATACTTTCAAGGGTCAGGTCGAAAGTCTGTCTCCGGCGTCGGGCGCGCAATTTGCTCTGTTGCCCCCCGACAATGCCACCGGCAACTTCACCAAGGTCGTGCAGCGCATTCCGGTCAAAATTAGCCTCGATTTGGCGAGCGTGAATGGGTTTGAGGACTGGCTGGCGCCGGGACTGTCGGCGACGGTGAGCGTGGATACGGCGCAGGAGTAG
- the feoB gene encoding ferrous iron transport protein B has translation MRQIAVLGMPNTGKSTFFNRLTGSHAHIGNWPGITIDLMMAEVNLDGEPVAVVDLPGIYDLRGFSEDEAVVRRFLEKAPLDLILIILNTTQIDRQLILPLQVRQLGLPAVVLLNMADEARRFGVTVDPEALSQRLGMPVQPISAKYGTGYQRAIAAVTAALQELQPPVKIEQLEAQLLGDPQLADELKTTLDGAVQIPLRLSDRWSERLDRILLHPVLGLPLFFGAMYLVFQAIYALGTPLQGWLGNALDWFRGVALEPILAPLPAFFKGFLLDGLYQGIGTVAAFLPVIFLFFLFMAIVEDSGYLSRSAFLMDALMERLGLDGRSFVMALMGFGCNVPAILGTRVMRSPGLRMLSMLIIPFSLCSARLNVFMFMATALFAPEQSPRVIFSLYLVSFAAALLTAALFKGKFPSREPLVLELPPYRFPTVRQMLIRAWCEVKHFWFWSRRFIIFGVIAIWLLNNLPTNVPTASSETLAGLIGQALQPLFAPLGIDSHLTVALFFGFIAKEIVLGGLAVIYSTAEGGDLASALVQQLDWVQAYSFMLFTLLYVPCLSTIAVLKSESKSLKFAMLSVGWSLGLAWLASFGFYQGARLLGF, from the coding sequence ATGAGGCAGATCGCGGTGTTGGGCATGCCCAACACGGGCAAATCGACCTTTTTTAACCGCCTGACGGGCTCCCATGCCCACATTGGTAACTGGCCCGGGATTACCATTGACCTGATGATGGCGGAGGTCAACTTGGATGGCGAACCGGTGGCAGTGGTTGATTTACCCGGCATCTATGACCTGCGGGGTTTTTCTGAAGATGAGGCAGTGGTCCGGCGTTTTTTAGAAAAGGCTCCGCTGGATTTAATATTAATTATTCTCAATACGACTCAAATTGATCGGCAGCTCATTTTGCCCCTACAGGTGAGGCAACTGGGGCTGCCTGCTGTGGTGCTGCTCAACATGGCTGACGAGGCCCGTCGGTTTGGGGTGACGGTAGACCCGGAGGCTCTGTCCCAGCGCTTGGGAATGCCGGTGCAGCCGATCAGCGCCAAGTACGGCACTGGCTACCAGAGGGCGATCGCCGCTGTGACTGCCGCCCTTCAGGAGCTGCAGCCCCCGGTGAAGATCGAGCAGCTAGAGGCCCAGCTCCTGGGCGATCCGCAGCTTGCCGATGAGCTAAAGACCACCCTGGATGGGGCTGTTCAGATTCCCCTCCGCCTCTCGGATCGGTGGAGCGAGCGGCTCGATCGCATTTTGCTGCACCCGGTGCTGGGCCTGCCGCTGTTTTTTGGGGCCATGTACCTGGTGTTTCAGGCAATCTATGCCCTGGGTACCCCTCTCCAGGGCTGGCTGGGGAATGCTCTGGACTGGTTCAGGGGGGTTGCCCTAGAGCCGATTCTGGCCCCCTTGCCCGCTTTCTTCAAAGGATTTTTGCTCGATGGGCTGTATCAGGGCATCGGCACCGTAGCGGCATTTTTGCCGGTGATTTTTCTGTTTTTTCTCTTCATGGCGATCGTCGAAGACAGTGGCTATCTGTCGCGATCGGCGTTTTTGATGGATGCCCTGATGGAGCGATTGGGCCTAGATGGTCGCTCCTTTGTGATGGCGCTGATGGGCTTTGGCTGCAATGTCCCCGCGATTTTGGGGACGCGGGTGATGCGATCGCCCGGTCTGCGCATGCTGTCGATGCTGATCATTCCCTTTTCGCTCTGCTCAGCTCGGCTCAACGTATTTATGTTTATGGCGACGGCCTTGTTCGCCCCCGAGCAGTCGCCTAGGGTGATTTTTAGCCTCTATCTGGTGAGTTTTGCCGCAGCCCTGCTGACGGCGGCCCTGTTTAAGGGCAAATTTCCCAGCCGAGAGCCCCTGGTGCTAGAGCTGCCGCCCTACCGGTTTCCGACGGTGCGACAAATGTTGATCCGCGCCTGGTGTGAGGTCAAGCACTTTTGGTTTTGGTCGCGGCGGTTCATTATTTTTGGCGTGATTGCCATCTGGCTGCTAAATAACCTGCCGACGAATGTGCCCACCGCCAGCAGCGAAACCCTAGCAGGACTGATCGGCCAGGCGCTTCAGCCCCTGTTTGCCCCTCTGGGCATCGATTCCCATCTCACGGTGGCGCTGTTCTTTGGCTTCATCGCCAAAGAAATTGTCCTGGGGGGGCTGGCGGTGATCTACAGTACTGCCGAAGGGGGCGACTTGGCCAGCGCCTTGGTGCAGCAGCTAGATTGGGTCCAGGCCTACAGTTTTATGCTGTTTACGCTGCTCTATGTGCCCTGCCTATCGACGATTGCGGTGCTCAAGAGCGAATCCAAGAGCTTGAAATTTGCCATGCTTTCGGTCGGCTGGTCTCTGGGCTTGGCTTGGCTGGCCAGCTTTGGGTTTTATCAGGGAGCGCGATTACTGGGGTTTTAG
- a CDS encoding glycine zipper family protein codes for MDDDKNLNTREHRSDLEKQRDEDANRDPISGQPGAHPVGTGIGAAAAGTLGTAIGAAAGPVGAVIGAVVGSVAGGLAGKATAEAFDPTVEDEYWRENYRTRPYVKGDRPYEDYQPGYRVGYEGYHRYGTEGQTYEQAEPDLQRRYEADYGSSGVGWGDARYAAQDAWNRVGSYSIAREEDEYWRGNYPSSAYFDPNVPYEQYQPAYRMGYENYVRYRNSGRTYDEVEPELQRDYERHYSRSGLGWEKAKHAVRDAWFHVERVFNR; via the coding sequence ATGGATGACGATAAAAACCTAAACACCCGTGAGCATCGTTCTGATCTTGAAAAACAGCGAGACGAAGATGCGAACCGCGACCCGATTAGCGGTCAGCCGGGGGCTCATCCTGTCGGCACCGGGATCGGGGCCGCTGCCGCTGGCACCCTAGGGACAGCCATTGGTGCGGCAGCCGGGCCGGTGGGAGCCGTGATCGGGGCGGTGGTCGGCAGCGTTGCCGGGGGACTGGCAGGCAAGGCCACCGCTGAGGCCTTCGACCCGACCGTCGAGGATGAATACTGGCGGGAAAACTACCGGACGCGGCCCTACGTGAAGGGCGATCGCCCCTATGAGGACTACCAACCGGGCTATCGCGTTGGCTACGAAGGCTACCACCGCTACGGTACCGAGGGCCAAACCTACGAGCAGGCCGAGCCCGACCTCCAGCGCCGCTACGAAGCAGACTACGGCTCCTCAGGAGTAGGCTGGGGCGATGCTCGCTACGCTGCCCAAGATGCCTGGAACCGGGTCGGCTCCTACTCGATCGCGCGTGAGGAAGACGAATACTGGCGCGGGAACTATCCCTCGTCCGCCTACTTTGATCCCAACGTGCCCTACGAGCAGTACCAACCGGCCTATCGCATGGGCTATGAGAACTACGTGCGCTACCGCAACTCGGGCCGAACCTACGATGAAGTGGAACCCGAGCTCCAGCGCGACTACGAAAGGCACTACAGCCGCTCTGGCCTGGGCTGGGAAAAAGCAAAACACGCCGTTCGGGACGCTTGGTTCCACGTAGAACGCGTTTTTAACCGTTAA
- a CDS encoding MarR family winged helix-turn-helix transcriptional regulator: MATSLQTGQTSPAVSALPHWQEVRAPRGLGYRIRLMAQLMTRCFQEKLDPYGLTPFHWVVLCCLWEQDGQATSQIGEKLSQVGGTMTGVIDRMEERGLVRRERDTHDRRIWRIWLTDMGREMEAILPPFALQVREVAFAGITEAEQKLVSDVVDRAIANLIRP, translated from the coding sequence ATGGCGACCTCTCTACAAACGGGTCAAACGTCTCCGGCAGTCTCTGCTTTGCCTCACTGGCAAGAGGTGCGCGCCCCCCGTGGGCTGGGCTACCGCATCCGCCTGATGGCCCAGCTAATGACACGGTGCTTTCAAGAAAAGCTCGACCCCTACGGCCTCACCCCCTTTCACTGGGTGGTGCTCTGCTGCCTCTGGGAGCAGGACGGCCAAGCGACCTCCCAGATTGGCGAAAAGCTCAGCCAGGTGGGCGGCACTATGACTGGCGTGATCGATCGCATGGAAGAGCGCGGCCTGGTGCGGCGGGAGCGCGATACCCACGATCGCCGCATCTGGCGCATTTGGCTGACCGATATGGGCCGCGAGATGGAAGCAATTTTGCCCCCCTTTGCCCTACAAGTACGAGAAGTCGCCTTTGCTGGCATCACCGAAGCGGAGCAAAAGCTGGTGTCGGATGTGGTCGATCGCGCGATCGCCAACTTGATCCGTCCCTAG
- a CDS encoding FeoA family protein — MPSHPRLVDIQPGQSATIVALYIDPGLQHRFGALGLRCGQEISVLRRGVMNGPLHVRVGMTEVMVRRCDARQIAIAPSQSVSPAGAAA; from the coding sequence ATGCCTAGCCATCCTCGCCTTGTTGATATCCAACCCGGTCAGTCTGCCACCATTGTTGCCCTCTATATTGACCCTGGGCTGCAACACCGTTTTGGGGCGCTGGGGCTGCGTTGTGGCCAAGAAATCTCGGTGCTGCGGCGCGGGGTGATGAACGGCCCGCTGCATGTGCGCGTGGGCATGACCGAGGTCATGGTGCGCCGCTGCGATGCCCGCCAGATCGCGATCGCTCCCAGCCAGTCCGTCTCGCCTGCGGGTGCAGCCGCATGA
- a CDS encoding DHA2 family efflux MFS transporter permease subunit codes for MASATTKSSLSQKRPVPASWLKWAIALTASLGAMLEVIDTSIVNVALTDMQASVGATISEIGWVVTGYAIANVIIIPLTAWLGEAFGKKRYFVFSLVGFVVASVLCGLAANLSALVASRVLQGLLGGGLLAKAQSILFETFPPEEQGVAQAVFGVGVIAGPAIGPTLGGYLTDALGWRWIFFINVPVGIVAVLMAVIFLPADDLRPDRPIPRVDWWGIALLTIALGSLQTFLEEGEQDGWFESHTITLLAVSAIVGLLLFIWRELSTDQPAVDLRVLRHRSLAAGSVYSAVVGMGLYGTLFVIPIYAQTVLNYTAQQTGLLIMPGALASAVTMVVMGKVSGKVDGRVLIAGGSIFIAVIMFNLADLNPNTGSDALFWPLLWRGVSVVMMFLPLSLVTLGPLPKQDIPAGSGFYNLTRQLGGSIGIALLATVLDRRHAFHRAVLVEHVSPYDLQTQERINALMGAMQSQGADAATAHQQALALLDQTLEGQAMLLAFEDLFWVVGLIFLVTLPLLFLLGKGGDRSVSVGGH; via the coding sequence ATGGCATCAGCAACGACTAAATCTTCTTTGTCCCAAAAACGCCCTGTGCCCGCTAGCTGGCTGAAATGGGCGATCGCCCTCACGGCTTCCCTGGGGGCGATGCTGGAGGTGATCGACACCAGCATCGTCAACGTGGCGCTGACGGACATGCAAGCCAGCGTGGGAGCGACCATCAGCGAGATTGGCTGGGTAGTGACGGGCTACGCGATCGCCAATGTGATCATCATTCCCCTCACCGCCTGGCTGGGGGAGGCCTTTGGCAAAAAGCGGTACTTCGTGTTTTCGCTGGTGGGCTTTGTGGTGGCCTCGGTGCTGTGCGGGCTGGCGGCCAATCTGTCGGCGCTGGTCGCTTCGCGAGTCTTGCAGGGCCTGCTGGGGGGCGGCCTGCTGGCCAAGGCCCAGTCGATTTTGTTTGAAACCTTTCCCCCTGAGGAGCAGGGGGTGGCCCAGGCGGTGTTTGGGGTGGGGGTGATCGCGGGGCCGGCCATTGGCCCGACCCTCGGCGGCTACCTCACCGATGCTCTGGGCTGGCGCTGGATTTTCTTTATTAATGTGCCGGTGGGGATTGTGGCGGTGCTGATGGCGGTGATCTTTTTGCCCGCCGACGATCTGCGGCCCGATCGCCCCATTCCCAGGGTGGACTGGTGGGGAATTGCGCTGCTGACGATCGCCCTCGGCAGCCTACAAACTTTTCTAGAAGAAGGGGAGCAGGACGGCTGGTTTGAGTCCCACACCATTACTCTGCTGGCCGTTTCCGCCATCGTTGGGTTGCTACTGTTTATCTGGCGAGAGCTGTCTACGGACCAGCCAGCGGTGGATCTGCGGGTGCTGCGGCACCGTTCCCTGGCGGCGGGCAGCGTGTATTCGGCGGTGGTGGGTATGGGCCTGTACGGCACCCTGTTTGTGATTCCTATCTATGCCCAGACAGTGCTCAACTACACGGCCCAGCAGACCGGCCTGCTGATCATGCCGGGGGCGCTGGCCTCCGCCGTCACCATGGTGGTGATGGGCAAGGTGTCGGGCAAGGTCGATGGCCGGGTGCTGATTGCCGGGGGCAGCATTTTCATTGCTGTGATCATGTTCAATCTGGCCGATCTCAACCCCAACACCGGCAGCGATGCGCTCTTTTGGCCGCTGCTCTGGCGCGGGGTCAGCGTGGTGATGATGTTTTTGCCCCTTAGTCTGGTGACCCTGGGACCGCTGCCCAAGCAGGACATCCCGGCGGGGTCGGGCTTTTATAACCTCACCCGGCAGCTGGGGGGCAGCATTGGCATTGCTCTGCTGGCGACGGTGCTCGATCGCCGCCACGCGTTCCACCGCGCGGTGCTGGTGGAGCATGTCTCTCCCTACGATTTGCAAACCCAGGAGCGGATCAATGCTCTGATGGGTGCTATGCAAAGCCAGGGGGCTGATGCCGCCACGGCCCACCAGCAGGCGCTGGCGCTGCTCGACCAAACCCTGGAGGGGCAGGCTATGCTGCTGGCCTTTGAGGATTTGTTTTGGGTGGTGGGGCTCATTTTCTTGGTGACGCTGCCGCTGCTGTTTTTGCTGGGCAAGGGGGGCGATCGCTCGGTGTCTGTGGGGGGCCACTAG
- a CDS encoding Uma2 family endonuclease, whose protein sequence is MVQSPSKPITLEEFLNLPETKPASEYIGGQIIQKPMPQGKHSTIQTEFSTTINVALKPQRIARAFSELRCTFGGRSLIPDVSVFTWERIPRDQNGEIANAFPMAPDWTIEILSPDQSQTKVTKNILHCLNHGTQMGWLIDPDEQTVFVYLPKQQPEAFDQSEQQLPVPHFAQELNVSVGLVFGWLLE, encoded by the coding sequence ATGGTACAGTCTCCATCTAAACCCATTACCTTAGAGGAATTTCTGAATCTGCCAGAAACAAAGCCAGCTAGCGAGTACATCGGTGGGCAGATTATTCAGAAGCCAATGCCTCAGGGAAAGCACAGCACAATTCAAACTGAGTTTTCTACGACTATCAATGTAGCCCTCAAACCTCAGCGTATTGCGCGAGCATTTTCAGAACTGCGTTGTACCTTTGGTGGGCGATCGCTCATTCCAGACGTCTCTGTGTTCACTTGGGAAAGAATTCCCCGTGACCAAAATGGCGAAATCGCCAACGCCTTTCCCATGGCTCCTGACTGGACCATTGAAATCTTGTCACCGGACCAGAGCCAAACCAAAGTAACTAAAAATATTCTGCATTGTCTGAATCATGGGACTCAGATGGGTTGGCTGATCGATCCGGATGAGCAGACAGTTTTTGTATACCTTCCCAAGCAGCAGCCAGAAGCTTTTGACCAGTCAGAACAGCAACTCCCAGTTCCTCACTTTGCCCAAGAGTTAAACGTGAGCGTAGGTTTAGTATTCGGCTGGTTGCTGGAGTAA